The following nucleotide sequence is from Molothrus ater isolate BHLD 08-10-18 breed brown headed cowbird chromosome 12, BPBGC_Mater_1.1, whole genome shotgun sequence.
CTATTTCACTCTGTAAAAAGTACTTGCTGTCATGATTAAAGCATGGGAAGTTCTGATTGCTAAATGTGCTGAACTTCTATATCAGCTTCCCACTGTTAGAGTGGTTTAAATGTACATAATTCACCAACATAAGGACTTCAGAGCACTGAGAAATGGCTGTACATTCCATCTGCATGGTCATGTGATTGCAGCCTGCTATCAGATCATAGCTGGGCTTATTTGGTGCTGGACAGGGTGTTTGTTCTGGCCTTTGCTTCCATCCTCTGCTGTGTAAAGCAAAAACTCAGGCAGAGTAAAGGCCAGGGGTGTACCTGAGCAGGGGTGAGCAGAGAATGGAGGGAGTCGGGCTGAGGTGTGACCCTGAGGGGCTGTAGGTCACTTTGCACCAAGCACAGAGTGCTgaggtggctctgctgtgccactgtcacagtgccactgctctgtgctctctgctgtgccactgtcactgtgctgagcagggctctgtgctctctgctgtgccactgtcacagtgccactgctctgtgctctctgctgtgccactgtcactgtgccactgctctgtgctttctgctgtgccacagtcacagtgccactgctctgtgctctctgctgtgccactgtcactgtgctgagcagggctctgtgctctctgctgtgccacagtcactgtgccactgctctgtgctctctgctgtgccactgtcacagtgctgagcagggctctgtgctctctgctgtgccactgtcactgtgctgagcagggctctgtgctttctgctgtgccactgtcacagtgccactgctctgtgctctctgctgtgccactgtcactgtgctgagcagggctctgctctctgctgtgccactgtcacagtgccactgctctgtgctctctgctgtgccactgtcactgtgctgagcagggctctgtgctctctgctgtgccactgtcactgtgccactgctctgtgctttctgctgtgccactgtcactgtgctgagcagggctctgtgctttctgctgtgccactgtcactgtgccactgctctgtgctttctgctgtgccactgtcactgtgctgagcagggctctgtgctctctgctgtgccactgtcactgtgctgagcagggctctgtgctctctgctgtgccactgtgctgagcagggctctgtgctttctgctgtgccactgtcactgtgccactgctctgtgctttctgctgtgccactgtcactgtgctgagcagggctctgtgctttctgctgtgccactgtcactgtgctgagcagggctctgtgctttccttccagCACTGGTGACGAGCACGCCCCTGGGAACTGGGCGTACCTGGACCAGGTCGCTGCCCTTCGGTGGGTGCAAGGAAACATCGAGCACTTTGGTGGAGACCCAGCTTCTGTCACTCTCTTTGGGATATCTGCAGGATCTTGCTCTGTTTTTGCACATGTAGGTATATAgtagataaaaataaaagtcttcAAAAGCTTAATTAATGTAACATTTCATGCTCAATCTGGTTTTTGACAGTAAGTTTAACAGCACATTGGGCTAAATCTGGAGATTTAGCAAATGAAGATGTATAATTCCCAACTGAATCCAGGAGTTAATAGACTATAACTAGCATAAAGTTGTAAGGTAAGGATGTTAATCTAGAATAAATACTTTTTGTTCTTCCCTTCTTGGCAGGTGTTATCTCCTTTATCTAAGGGTCTCTTTCATAAAGCAATAGCAGAGAGTGGAATTATCATTCCCCCCAGTAAAGATTTACGTCTTTCAACAGATCTTGAGGTAAgctcattattttttcattttaaagtctTTATAGCCTAAAATAGGCTTCTTCTATGGATAGAAGGATATTAAATATCTATATAGGATATATATGGATATCTAAAGGATACTTCTATGTGATAATttgtttaaaagagaaaaggggaaaatgtcATTGTATACCATGCAACAAAGTTGATCCAGTTTATTGTTGCAGCACACCTGTTGAATTTTGGTCTGTTTGGTGTTAGAAACAGATTGGACACTGTATGATTGTAACAGCTGTGGGCTGGCAAAGGCATTTCAGTCACACACATATCAAGCTAGGCAAATGTCCATTTCTATACCCACTGTACTTGATACAGTAACTCTGGCATTTATTATGGAAAGTTTGACAAGAATCCAGAAGAAGAATTCAGTTTTTTATTGACCTACAGTTTTTTAGGGAGGGCCTTTATGTgaagtaaattaattaaatataaaacaacataaaacccccaaacttaaaataaaatcactttctATAAGTgctttttaatatcttttccTGTAATGGCAGACAGTAATAATGtaaatgtttctgtattttctttctttatttgctttatgCTAAAGCTTGCATTATCTCTACAGCAAAGTTTGAAAAAACAGTGAATGAAAATACAGCAAGAAAGAGAAGTACACCAGAATGATTTCACTTTGTGATCAAACTGTAGCATTTccagtaaaacaaaatactcAAAGATCTATCAAGCTCACTTAAATCTGCCACTAAGAAGCTCTTAACAGCAGCATGTATAATGATTTTATAACAGTGCTTGTCTTTGTtgataattttcagaaaattgcCAAAATCTTCAAATGTGATAGAAGCagttccctctccctgctggacTGCTTGAGGAagctggaagcagagcacaTAGTCCTTAACAGCAAGGTAGGTGAGACTTCATGGCAACAGAACTTTTTAATGGCTCACTTGCAAAACTTTAGCTCAGCCTCTGATCAGAGTTCATTGATGGTCCGTTCCAAAGTtgatttttcttatcttttgtCAAAATACTCCCTAAATGCTGAAGCAATTTCACACATCAATTCTTTCTGGAAGTttggcagtgtcacagcaccTGTGAAGTTGTGAGCAAGGcctgagcatccctgtgttTTAATGTCAGAAGAGCCCAGGATCAGGAACCCATTACATTCCTCTACACTTGACCCAGCCAGGCCTGCATTTTACACTCCTGTGCCAAACTGAATTTATGTTACAGTGGCTGTAGGTACTTGAATTTCTTAAAGCCcttttttgcattttggatATTCAGTGTGGACATCTTACAtgatttgaaggaaaaattggaaatattATTAACAACTAATTtgatctttttgttttcctcttccttcaggAAATCTCATTTCTACCCTTAGTTTTGGATGGAGTGTTTCTTCATAAGCCACCTGAGGAGATATTGGCTGGAAAAGAATTCAATGCAGTCCCGTTCATGATAGGAGTCACCAACAATGAATTTGGCTGGAACATTAGATCGGTGATTTAATGTctattctttgtttttaatgtgtttttaatgtttgtgtCAAGTGATAGGACAAGTCTTTGCAGTGATGGAAATACATACAAGGTAAACATTGCTTAGATCACGGCTCTGCAGTGACCCAGAACCACTGGGTCACAGAGGGTGAGAGAGGCTTCATCCTGCAAGTTAAACTGCATGGACACATCAGCTGGAGCATCAGTTTTGTACAGTGCTTTCTTATCCTACGGTTTTGATCCCTCATccaggcagagagaggaaaaagaatgcAACAATCAAGGACTTGTTCCTGAAAGACAAGTAAAGCCAATCCTTTCCCCACAAGGCTCAGTAGTCAGGGTTGATACACAGTGTGCTTAAAAATGTGCCACTGATCACCTCAACCAGCTTCCCCTTGGTATCATAACCTGCAGAAAGAGTTTGCATCTGAAAATCTCATCTGGGGCAGAGTGAGGGCACAATGCAGGTGCCCAgccctttctcctttctcatgGGAACTCAATGGGTCCCTCCAAAACATGAGCAAATGCTCTCAGTGCACAAAAACTGCAGGAGATGGATTTGTGTCCTCTCCTTTCTTGtccctttcttttatttcctaaatatttcctttgtgtAGTACCAAGCATTTGTTCTGACTCTATGAAGCAGCTGTTGCTGGTTGTAAGTCCCAGAAGAACCATGCAAAGTGAAATCtgtttgaatttattttgcagaCAGAAGAGTTGTTATATGTGATGCTGTAAAAGAGGAAGAACACTGCATTAGTCTTATTTCAAAGGGCTCAAACAATTGGACTAGAGACAGACTGCCAGTGACTTTTAAGATCTCCCCCAGCAGAATGACAATAAGCCTGTGAGACAGAAGCAGCTTTTTGCTTCAACTCTGCCCTCGTGTTTTCTAGTCTTACAAGTTTCTTAACATTGATTTAAGGATAAATTATGTATTAGGAGTGGTTTATGTTGAAACCTTCACCAAGACAACGTTTACTGCAGTAAATACAAGCTTTTCAAGACAGCTGCTGCGTTGTGCTGCACTTTTGCATATGATatgatgctttaaaaataaacaccatTAGTAAGAATTAATGGAATAATGTAGTTTCaatgtttaaaataatagaGACATTGAATGGTATGCTAATaacattggttttttttctctgtacagACATCAAAAATGAAAGGTTTGAGGGAAATAGGAGATAGAAAATCAATTGCCTCAACTGTAGAGGTTTTTCTACCAATGATTGTAAGTACTGCTGCACTAATCTAATTTGAgaagtgaattttctttttcatgtatGTAACAGATTTGGGTCTTACTGCTTGAGTCATAGTGTTACTGAGGGCTGAGGCCATGGTAGGCTTTGGGGAGAATCCCAGCAAAGTTGACAGGACCAGGGTGTATGGAATTACACAGAAATAGGATTGAGCCAGacctgggatttgggaaaatgcctttttcaTTCTAGACCTCAAAGAATACTTTTATCTTACCTATTTGTGGGATTACTGTAATAGCTTCCCTAATGTTAAGGAATCTTATGGCTAATCTCCTGCTTAGGGAGTTTCAAGGTGTATTTTTCAGTATGTTTACATTAAATGTAGCTTTTAAAGTAGTTACTTGGCACTCCTCATTTTGAGGCGCATCCCTCAAGCAGCAAATTCTAACCCTGACAATTTACACTGTTTGGAGATCCCATTGGCCTTGTCCTCTTGTCTAATGGTCCATAAATCTTTCAAGGACTGAGAATTTACTTTTGTAATTCCCATCTCTCTTCTCCTGATGAAGACAGAAGCTGAAGATATTGTCAGGAAAAATTGCTAGATCTGCACTTATTCCTGTAGAGTTTTAACcctaatttaataatttaattttatgaatCTGGAGCAAATTTGACCTGAggtggttggtttgtttggtatttttttgcCCACAAAAAGCATGAATAGGTTTTGTTTCCCATCAGCATGGGTGCTGTCCTGGACATTTGTGCCTTTGCAGAATCTCTGAAGTTTAAAAGATGGCAAATTTAGGTGTTCATTCAGACAGTGattgtttgtctgtttgtttcttGTCTCTTAGGATGTACCCTCAGATTTTCTGCCCATGATCTTAGATGAATATCTGGGAGACACAGAGGACCCTGCAGAGCTTCGGGACGGATTCCTGGACCTGCTGGGGGACATGGCAATTGTCATGCCAGCCATTAAAGCACTGAATTATCACAGGGGTAAGCTGATCAACAGCAGTGGGACACTCAAACCCCCTACTGCAGGCTGGATCAAATGATGCAGACACAAATCCTGTCATATGTAGGCAGCCCTTCTTGAGATTGCCACTGGGAGCAATGATACAGGTCTGCAGGATTGTGTCCCTTATCTCTGTGCAAGTGTGCTCATAATCACAATATATTGAGAGCAGAGCATGATAACACAGGTAAATATTTGCTAACTGAAGTATACAggcttaaaaattaaaacatatcAAAGCACTTTTGTCCTTTGGCCCATGGCTGTTTGGGAagtcagcagctctgtggtctGTAAATTTTCTGGTGTGTAGGTATAGACAAGTCATGCCAAGATTTTCCAAAGTGGAAATAAtttgatattttgttttctgtatgttATCTTAGAGTGGATCTTccaattttggggtttttttgtgtaagCTA
It contains:
- the LOC118691409 gene encoding fatty acyl-CoA hydrolase precursor, medium chain-like, with amino-acid sequence MVWIHGGNFIFGGAARYDGSALSAYENVVVVLIQYRLGLLGYFNTGDEHAPGNWAYLDQVAALRWVQGNIEHFGGDPASVTLFGISAGSCSVFAHVLSPLSKGLFHKAIAESGIIIPPSKDLRLSTDLEKIAKIFKCDRSSSLSLLDCLRKLEAEHIVLNSKEISFLPLVLDGVFLHKPPEEILAGKEFNAVPFMIGVTNNEFGWNIRSTSKMKGLREIGDRKSIASTVEVFLPMIDVPSDFLPMILDEYLGDTEDPAELRDGFLDLLGDMAIVMPAIKALNYHRESGAPTYFFEFQHRASAFRDSKPDYVKADHGDEVGFVFGGPFLAGDIQLRSEVTEEEKNLSRTLMKYWANFARNGNPNGEGLVEWPSYNLDEEYLQINLQQKKDRKLKEKKVEFWKKVILEKTNSKSTQNKKFKLEL